The following are encoded together in the Zingiber officinale cultivar Zhangliang chromosome 8A, Zo_v1.1, whole genome shotgun sequence genome:
- the LOC122011168 gene encoding uncharacterized protein LOC122011168, with protein MRRCTFKAGGGATTWAVDLIVGMYIWSHFLFPVVCGKSNVNPQSRDLVLQLVERILSGPKARTILLNGAVRKGERIVPPAVLDLLMRATFPSFTARVKATERFETFYPTLKELALTGSGTKTTKQASQQLLPFAIQAIQENNSELTKEATDLFIWCLTQNAECYKQWEKLYVENVGATIIVLQKLSTEWRNYSAKISPDTLKVTLKHLRAKNEDVLSRNTYPSQVASIKEVDKYCKTILMKLTRNFGCMKGSVLVLVLGIGLFFTLSPNAELINWENINWEKFQVLFSSLQSS; from the exons ATGAGGCGATGCACGTTCAAGGCAGGCGGTGGAGCGACGACATGGGCGGTCGATCTGATTGTCGGTATGTACATCTGGTCGCATTTCCTATTTCCTGTAGTTTGTGGAAAATCAAATGTGAACCCACAGTCTAGGGACTTGGTGCTACAATTGGTCGAAAG GATTCTCTCTGGACCGAAAGCTCGAACTATTCTGTTAAATGGCGCTGTTCGGAAGGGGGAACGCATAGTACCACCTGCTGTACTTGATCTACTCATGCGGGCGACTTTTCCTTCTTTTACAGCTCGAGTCAAG GCAACTGAAAGATTTGAGACGTTTTATCCTACTCTAAAAGAGTTGGCTCTTACTGGTTCTGGTACCAAAACCACAAAGCAAGCATCACAACAGCTTTTGCCTTTTGCCATCCAAGCGATTCAAGAAA ATAATTCTGAGCTAACAAAGGAAGCGACGGATTTGTTCATCTGGTGTTTGACTCAGAATGCTGAGTGCTATAAACAATGG GAAAAACTCTATGTAGAGAATGTTGGTGCGACAATTATTGTTCTTCAGAAACTCTCCACTGAGTGGCGAAATTACTCGGCCAAAATTTCCCCCGACACTCTCAAAGTAACACTTAAGCATTTGAGGGCTAAA AATGAAGATGTCCTGTCAAGAAACACATACCCTAGCCAAGTAGCATCCATCAAAGAAGTTGACAAGTACTGCAAGACAATTTTGATGAAGTTAACACGTAATTTTGGCTGCATGAAGGGTAGTGTTTTGGTGCTTGTGCTGGGAATTGGTCTCTTTTTCACTCTTTCACCGAATGCCGAGTTAATTAACTGGGAGAACATCAATTGGGAGAAATTTCAGGTGTTGTTCAGTTCTCTCCAATCCTCTTAG